Part of the Numida meleagris isolate 19003 breed g44 Domestic line chromosome 26, NumMel1.0, whole genome shotgun sequence genome is shown below.
CAAAACAACACCGGCCTTCAGCCTCCCTGGACCTCTCCTCACGGGGAGAAGGTGGTCGTTGTCTCTGTCTCCATGGCAAAGGAAAACCTCTTGCTCTCACGGCAGGAAGACAGCTGCCAGAGGCGCTCCTGGCTCaggcagcccagctccttcaagAGCTTGAAGAGGTCGTTGCGGAATTTGACGCCTATGAAGGCGTAGAGGAAGGGATTGAGGCAGCATCGGAAGCAGGCTAGAGTGTAGGTGACATCGTCTGCCATGTCAAGCTTCTTGCTCTCCTCACATGAGCTGGTGTTGTTGAAGACTGAGATGGTCTTGGCCAGCATGACACCATTGTAGGGCAGCTGGAAGACCACGAAGACGATGACCACCGCAATGATCACCTTGATCGCTTTATTCTTCTCAAAGTTTCGAGCCTGGAGTAATGTTTTGATAATGATGAGGTAGCAGACAGACATGACCACCAGGGGAATTAAGAAGCCAAAAACCATCTGGGACACTTTGATGCCAGTGTTGAAAGTCTGCAAGTCATTAGCAATGATGGAGCACCGGGGATGGCTATCATAGTTATTTACACCGCTGTGAACCAGCTCGGGGATTGAGAGAACGAAGGCCAGGAGCCAAATGAGGATGCACGTGACCTTGCTAATGAATATCATTCGGGGACGGAAGCGGTGGGCCGAGGCAGCCTGAACAATGGCAAAGTACCTGTCGATGCTGATggacagcaggagcagcatccCGCTGAAGAAGCTCATTTTGCAGATGCAATAGACTGCTTTGCAGGCAAATTCTCCAAAACACCAGAACGTGGCTGCACTTGTGGCCCAGAATGGGAGGGTCAGCAGGAAGAGGATGTCTGCCAGGGCCAGGTTCAGCAAGTAGATGTCTGTCATGGTCTTCAGCCGCTTGAAGTAGATGTAGGTGAGCATCACCAGCCCGTTTCCCAGCAGCCCCGTGAAGCAGATGAGGGAGTACATggctgggaggaaggcagcacGGAAATCACGGACTTCCTTCTTCTCACACAGGATCTCAAACATGTTATAGTCAATGGTGGTGTTGGCGTCATAGTCATCGGTGACGTTGTTCGCGGCACAGAACTAGAACAGGGAAGGAACAAAGCTCATTGAGACAGGTACCGGGGATGCACGGCCTCTGTCCCCCCGTGGGTGGTTTCCAGGGGGGGACTgatgtcagcagcagcacccagccgTGGCCAGCAGGGATGTCCCAGGGAGTTCCCATCATGAGCAGAGTTGACAAGGTCTCATGGCTGAGAACTTGGATAAGTTTGTGGGGCTTGGGATTCTTGGGGGCTCATCACAGGAATTCAACAAGAAAAGTTAGCGTGCAACGAATATAACCCCTGAGAACTCTAGAACGTGTGGCTGGTTTCCAGAATGCGTCAGGACCCAAAACATACATGGTCAGTTGTTagataaaataggaaaaataacacagcCTTTGGTGTTCTCCTTCTCTCAGCAAAACTTCCTCTTGTCTGAGTCTACTTGTTAGGCATTTTCTAGCTTCAGTTTCACCTCCCTTCCCCATCTGAGATACTCCTGTTGCTCACGTGCACTTAGACAAGAAGTGCAAGGGAGgggtgcagctgctgctcttgttGCCATCAGCACCCTGGTACCGTGAGCACTGCTGTTCTCCTGGCTCCCTGGGCCTTCTCCTCCTCACTCCCACCAGGGCTGAGCCtgcagggagcggggctgcgAGCACAGGGCTCTGGGGGAAGACAAAGCCGGAGCTTCCCTGCCTCCCTCGGCTGTGTTTTCTGCTAAATGAGTAGAGATGTCAATGAAACTGTGAGGAAACACAGCAAGCAAAGCAGGAAATCGTTACCGTGCTGACATGGACGGGTTGCTGGCATCTCATTCACAGGCCCCTGCCCCTGATTTAAGCTCTGATTATTCTTGTTTCATCTTCCTACACTGCCACGCTCAGGAGGGCAGAGTGAGCCTGTGGTGTCTCTGCCCTGCTTTCTGTGAGAGTCATTAGTCTCCAGAACCTTCTCTCCATTGCTCGGAGATGAAAGGTTTCCCCTGGATACCTCTGCCCCTTATCGCCGAATCTCGCAGCACGCTCCATCTCAGGCAGGCCTGGCTTTCACCACATCCTGTGTGCAATCTGGAGGCATGCCACCAGAAGTGAAAGGGGAAAGCAGCCTGCAGGCCTCGCTGAGCCTCAGGGAGCCTGAGCTGGGGACCATGGCGCGGTTGAGGCCGCTGCTGTGGTTGCAGGAGTACGAGTGCTGGAGGCCAGGCCTGTGGTTCAGGAGCAGGTCACAGCGCAGCTCGGGCTCCTCCTTCCTGCTTCACACGGGCTCTGAGCAGGAGCAGGTGGAGGAGGGTGGGCGCCTTGCTTGGGCTCGTCAGCTCTTCAGTCCTGACACCGGTTAAAGCCCAGGAACTGGGACCGGGAACTCCTGAAGAGCCGGGAGCTGGTTTTTAGCAAGCACTCTGCATATGGTGCTTGTGTCTTTACTGAAAATGCACACTGTGTTGTGAAAATGGGTCTCAGTTCTAACAGTCACGGCTGCCTTAAGATCTGTTTatgctgttgtttctgttctttcattgctgtcattccttttgtttgttttccctctggTTTTAGCGCTGCTCTCACCGCCCACCTCTGCGGGTGCTGGGTTATGAGTGTGAGCAGCCGTGTGCCCCACGGATCTCTCCAGGGCTGTGGGTGGCTGCTGTTTTGCCTGTCAAAGTTTCTGAGATCTCTCTTTACCCACAACACAAATGCAGTTGCATTTCAACAATGTTGTTTTCAACATCTTACCTGAAAAATTAGGGGAAGGCTGAAAACAAGGGTGGCCTTCAGCTGTTTGCCTAGGGAAGAAGGAGACACGGTGTTAGTAGTTAGGTCGGGATTTCCACGTGCTGCTTGTTGTAGAAAAGCAGTGGTAGCATACTTGACTGTGGCATTCTGAACTCTGcaaagctccctgcagctgcgcaaacaaaagaagcagtgaAGATGCTAACAGGATAACACAGGGTCATGTAACAAGCCACTGTGAGAGCACAGATTGAGTCTCGGAAGCCTGGCCTCTGCAGCCTCATCTGATAGCTAAAGACAATTAGCTCATGCATAGTGTAACCATTTTTATTgcagacttctttttc
Proteins encoded:
- the CCR7 gene encoding C-C chemokine receptor type 7, whose translation is MDGGKQLKATLVFSLPLIFQFCAANNVTDDYDANTTIDYNMFEILCEKKEVRDFRAAFLPAMYSLICFTGLLGNGLVMLTYIYFKRLKTMTDIYLLNLALADILFLLTLPFWATSAATFWCFGEFACKAVYCICKMSFFSGMLLLLSISIDRYFAIVQAASAHRFRPRMIFISKVTCILIWLLAFVLSIPELVHSGVNNYDSHPRCSIIANDLQTFNTGIKVSQMVFGFLIPLVVMSVCYLIIIKTLLQARNFEKNKAIKVIIAVVIVFVVFQLPYNGVMLAKTISVFNNTSSCEESKKLDMADDVTYTLACFRCCLNPFLYAFIGVKFRNDLFKLLKELGCLSQERLWQLSSCRESKRFSFAMETETTTTFSP